In Hyphomicrobium denitrificans ATCC 51888, the DNA window CATCTTCGTGTTTTTGCCTTCGTCCTCGAGCACGATGGTGATCAGCGTTTCGTGTCCAGGCTTGCCCTTTTCGTCGAGCCATGCGTGCGTCAGCACGATGCGGCTGCCTTCGACGATCTCAACGTAGTGGCCCTGCACGCGGAAGTCGGCGCCGCCCAGCGAGAGCATGCGGGCATACCAGCTGCCGCCTTCCCGGAAATCGGTTCGAGCCGCCGGTATCGCGTAACCCCTCGGCGCCGACCATTTCGCGAGATGATCCGGCGTCGACCACATGCGATAAACGAGCATGCGCGGTGCGTTATAGACGCGCTCGATTTCGACCGACAGCGCCGACCGTTGTTCATCACGCTGATCACTTGCTTTTAGTTGGACCACGCTTTTTCTCCGTTGCCTGCGGCTCGCGCGAACCCGCATCGAGCCGCTCGAATTCTTGCTCCCAGAATTTCCGGTATTGTCCCATCCACTCGTTGGCATCCTTCAGCGCGGACGCTTCGAGACGGCATGGCCGCCATTGCGCCGAGCGCCCGCGCGCGATGAGACCCGCGCGTTCGAGAACTTTCAGATGCTTCGAGATGGCGGGGAGGCTCATGTCGAAAGGTTCGGCCAATTCCGATACCGACGTTTCGCCGTGGGTCAGTCGCGCAAGGATTGCGCGCCGGGTCGGGTCCGCGAGAGCGGAGAACGTTTCGCTGAGGCGATCGGAGGCCATCTTACTTATCCATTAAGTTAAATAACTATATAGCTAAATAAGGACGCGTGACCCTGCCGTCAAAGGTTCAAAACGAAAAGCACCGATCCGGACTGGCAATATCGGAAGCGAAACTTCAAAGCCAAGTGCTCGCACGACAAAACACGCGGGAAATCGTGCCGGTAAAAATGCAAAAGCCCCGCTCGGCGGGCGCACAAGCGCTCCGCGGGCAGGGCTTCATATATGAATTGTCTGGGTTTCTCGGTTGGCTAGTGTCGCGTTTCGCGTCTCAGCCGTTCGATCTCGTCTTTTAGTCTCAACTTCTCTTGTTTCAGTCGGCGGATCTCGATGTCGTCCGAACCTGGACCCGCGACCACCTGATCGATCCGCTCTTCAAGGACCCGGTGCTTTTCCGCGAGTTCTGCAAGATGAGCCGTAATCGCCATCATTTGCCTCCAAAAGAGATTGCAGATGTAAGAATCCTGCCACACGTTTCGAAGGTTGTCCAACGCCTCGGAGCATTGATTTGGAAGATTTGAACTCCATTGCATAGCAATCGTCCGTGTGCGCGTTAGAGATTTGTGAAATAGTTTCACGCGATTAGAGTCATCCTTGAGGCATCTCGCGTTTGCCAGTTGCCAGATCAAAAGCAATCGCCCAAAACGCTTCGAGCGACTGGGCGGGGTAGGGCATTTGCGATGGAGCGGCGCGACGAACGCGAGCTCAGGGAAGAGTTGGTGAACTTGCGGGCCGAGCACAGAAAGCTCGACTGCGAGATCGTGTCACTTGAAGACAACCCTCTGGCCGACCAACTTCTTGTCAAACGGCTGAAGAAAAAGAAGCTCGTCTTGAAGGATCGCATTACACAGATCGAAGACAAGCTGCTTCCCGACATCATTGCCTAAGCGGCCGGATCGTCAGGCTGGCGAGGCAGTTTCGAGGCCTTGCGCGTTAGTTCTTCATGAGTTCGACATTTCCTCCGGTTGATAGCTGGCTCTATCCGAGCGAGGCCGGTCTCTTTTGCGAGCCCGGAGGTTTTTATATCGACCCGCACCGGTCGGTGGATCGCGCGATCATCACGCACGGTCACAGCGACCATGCGCGCTCCGGCCACGGCGCAGTGCTCGCGACGCACGAAACGATCGAAATCATGAAAGTGCGCTATGGCGAAAATTGCGCCGGCGCATTCCAGCCGCTCAAGCTCGGTGAGATGATCACGATCAATGGCGTCGGCGTGCGTCTTGCGCCGGCGGGGCACATTCTGGGATCCGCGCAGGTCGTCCTCGAGTGGGCCGGAAAGCGCGCGGTCATCTCGGGCGACTACAAACGCGCGACCGATCCGACGTGCACCCCCTTTGAGCTCGTGCCGTGCGATGTCTTCGTGACCGAGGCGACGTTCGCGCTACCCGTGTTCCGCCACGAGAAAGCTGCGCACGAGGTCGAAAAGCTCTTAGGCTCGATGGCGGCGGAGCCGGATCGCCCGCATCTCATCGGCGCGTACAATCTCGGCAAATGCCAGCGCATGATCCGCGTCATCCGTGACGCCGGATATTCCGAGCCGATCTATCTGCACGGCGCCGTCATCGCGTTGACCGAGCTGTACAAGCGACTAGGTGTCGATCTCGGAGACGTGCGGCCCGCCACGACGGAAGATGCGAAATCGCTCAGCGGCGGCATCGTGATGTGTCCGCCGTCGGCGCTCGGCGATCGCTGGTCGCGGCGTTTCGGCGATCCGGTCAACGCGTTTGCGAGCGGCTGGATGCGCGTTCGCGGGCGAGCGCGCCAGCACGGCGTCGAGCTGCCTCTCGTCGTTTCCGATCACGTCGATTGGCCGGAGCTGATCGCGACTGTGACGGACGTCGGCGCGGAAGAAATCTGGGTGACGCACGGCCGCGAAGATGCGCTCGTCCACTATCTCGCGACGCGAGGCATCAAGGCCCGCGCGCTGGCGCTGGTCGGGCGCGAGGAGGAGGCCGAATAGCCATGCGCGCTTTCGCCCGCCTGCTCGACTGTCTCGTCTATACGCAAAGCCGCAATCGCAAGACGGCGCTGCTCGCGCGTTATTTCCGGTCGACGCCTGATCCGGATCGCGGCTGGGCCTTGGCGGCGCTGACGGACGGAATTCCGATCCGATTGCCGCTGCGGCGCATGGTGGGCGATCTCACCGGTCGTTTCATCGATCCCATTCTGTATCAGCTCTCACGGGATTACGTCGGCGACACGGCGGAGACCGTCGCGCTGCTCTGGCCGGACGAGCCGGTGGATTTGATGCGCGTTGAAACTACCTCCTCCGATCCTTCACCGCAGGGAGTGGAACGAGAGGAGGAATCCGCTGTCCCCTCGACGACGAGGGGGCGGGCGCGGCGTGAAAAGCTCGACGATAAATCGCGGCAACTGTCTCTGGATTTCACCCCCACCCCTGACCCCTCCCCGCGAGGGGGAGGGGAAAATGAGACAGCGCCTTTAGCGCGCAAAGAACATAAGCAGGAGCGTCGCGCGATCGCTGTGAACGTGGATGATCGCCGATCGCAAGACGACACCCGTTCAGCTTCTCAACCCCGCTCGGAGATCACAGATCGGGCGCGGAGCGACGTCGGGCACAATTCGGGAGAGCCGGCGTATCTTTCGCTTGGAAACATCATCGGCGAAATGGCGAACGGGACGGCGGCCGAACGCACCGTGCGTCTCGGGCAGTTCCTGAATGCACTCGATGCCTCTGGGCGATGGGCGCTTCTGAAGTTGCTCGGCGGCGCTCCGCGTGTCGGCGTTTCGGCGCGTCTCGCACGCACGGCGCTGGCGGAAGCCTACGGACGCGACGTTTCCGAGATCGAGGAAATCTGGCACGCGCTGGAGCCGCCGTATCTCGATCTCTTCGCGTGGCTCGACGGCAAAGCCGAGCGTCCCGATCCCGGTTCGAAGCCGGTGTTTCGTCCCGTCATGCTCGCGCATCCGGTCGAGGAAGAGGATTGGCCGAAGCTCGCGCCGGAAGATTTCATCGCGGAATGGAAATGGGACGGCATCCGCGTGCAGATTTCGGCGCGCGGCGGCGACGTGCGCATGTTCTCGCGCCAGGGCGACGACATCTCGGGGACTTTTCCGGAAATTCGCAGCGCCTTCGAAGGGCACGATTGCGTCGTGGACGGAGAATTGCTGATCATGCGCGATGGCGAGATCGCGCCGTTCAACGACTTGCAGCAGCGTCTCAACCGCAAAGTCGTGACGGCGAAAATGATGACGGCCTTCCCGCCGCACGTCAGGCTGTACGATCTGCTGTTCGATGGGCCGGAGGATTTACGCGCGCTGCCGTTCAGCGAGCGCCGGGCGCGGCTCGAGACGTGGCATGCGCGAGAGCATCCGCGATTGACCGACGTGTCGCCGCTCGTCGGCTTCACCACGTTCGACGATCTCAACGTGCTTTGGTCGTCGTCGCGCGCCGAGGGCATCGAAGGCCTGATGCTGAAGCGTCGCGACAGCGCGTATCAAGCGGGCCGGATCAAGGGCCAATGGTGGAAATGGAAGCGCGCCGCGCTGACGCTCGATTGCGTGCTGATGTACGCGCAGCGGGGCTCCGGCAAGCGGTCGTCGTACTATTCCGACTACACGTTCGGCGTCTGGCAGGAGGATACCGGCGGAGAGCGTCAGCTCGTGCCCGTCGGCAAGGCGTATTCCGGCTTCACCGACGAAGAGCTGCTGCTTCTCGACCGTTGGATCAGAAACAACACCGTCGAGACTTTTGGGCCGGTTCGCGCCGTCGCGCCGGGTATCGTGTTCGAGGTGGCGTTCGATGCGGTGCATGTGTCGACGCGGCACAAGTCGGGTGTGGCGATGCGCTTTCCGCGTATTCATCGCATCCGCTGGGATAAGCCCGCGGCGGAAGCCGACACGCTGGAGACGGTTCTTCGCCTCGTGAGTGGCGGTGCCGAGGTTACCGCTGAAGGCTCAGCTGACATCGAGGAACGCTGATCGCTTCGTCATAGTCGGCGAAGGTCGGCACCGAGCCAAGCCTGTCGAAGGCGCGATATTGAGCCTTCTCGATCCGCAAAAATTCGACCGTCGCTTAAATCACGCCTGGTTCGCTCCCCCCGCCCCTAACCCCTCCCCGCCAGGGGGAGGGGAATTGGAGTGGAGAGGGAAAGACACGGGGGGGGCGCTAGCGTCTAGCTGCGTCAGGCATCATATGAAGCGTATGGGCTTCAGGACGGGCTTCACTTCGGGCCTCGCGGTGGCCGAAAAACTGGATAATCCTTGTAAATACGGGTTTTCTGCTGTACCGACGCGCTTTCCCTGATTTACGGATTCCGTTAATTCCGATGCGTAATTAGGATTACGTAATCGGTCCCGAATTTCCCCTTTGCGAGCCGTGACTTATGACCAAAGCCAAGCCGTTAGTCGGAATCATCATGGGCAGCCAGTCGGACTGGCCGACGATGAAACACGCCGCCGACGTGCTGGGCGATCTCGGCGTTGCCTATGAGACGAAGATCGTGTCGGCGCATCGGACGCCCGAGCGGCTCTATTCGTTCGCTAAGGGCGCGAAGGCGGCGGGTCTCAAAGTGATCATCGCGGGTGCGGGCGGCGCGGCGCATCTGCCCGGCATGACCGCTTCAATGACGACGCTTCCGGTGCTCGGCGTTCCGGTCGAGAGCAAGGCGCTCAAAGGCCAGGACAGCCTCTATTCGATCGTTCAAATGCCGGCCGGCGTGCCCGTCGGAACGCTCGCGATCGGTGACGCCGGCGCGAAAAACGCCGGACTGCTCGCGGCGCAGATTCTGGCGTTGGCCGACGAAGCGCTGGCGGGGCGGCTTGAAGACTGGCGGCGGCGGCATACCTCGGAAGTTGCCGAGACGCCGGCGCAAGGATGACAGCCAACGCCATGACTGCACTTCCTCCCGGCTCGACGATCGGAATCCTCGGCGGCGGACAACTCGGCCGCATGCTGGCGATGGCCGCGGCGCGGCTCGGATTCAGATCGCACATCTACGCGCCGGAAGCCGACAGCCCAGCGTTCGAGGTCGCGACGGCGCATACGATCGCCGCCTACGAAGATGAAGCCCAACTCGCGGCATTCGCGAAGGCTATCGACGTCGCGACGTATGAGTTCGAAAACATCCCTGTTGCAACAGTCGAGTTCCTGTCGCGGCAGATCCCTGTTCGGCCGGGCGCGAAAGCTTTGGCGTGTGCGCAGGACCGGCTCAACGAAAAGTCGCTGGCACGCGAGCTTGGCGCGGTAACGGCGGAATTCGCAACGATCGACAGCCTCGCCGATCTTGAAAAAGCACTCGACGGCGGGTTCGCCATTCCGTCCGTTTTGAAGACGCGCCGCTTCGGCTACGACGGCAAGGGGCAGGCAAAAATCCTCGCGCGCAAAGATGCGGCCGCAGCGTGGGCCGCGATGCGCGATGCGCCGTCGATCCTCGAGTCGTTCGTCGACTTTCGCGCGGAAGTTTCGATTGTCGCGGCGCGCGCAGCCGACGGAACGTTCGCGGCTTTCGACGTCACCGAGAACGAGCATCGCAATCACATCCTGCATCGCTCGGTCGCTCCGGCGCGGCTTGCGCCGGATGTCGCCGATGAGGCGATCGTGACGACGCGGAAGATTGCGGAGCGGCTCGATTACGTCGGCGTGTTCGCGATCGAATTCTTCGTCGTTTCCGACAACGATCGCGACCGTCTGTTCGTGAACGAGATGGCACCGCGCGTGCACAATTCCGGACACTGGACGATCGACGGGGCGCTAACCTCGCAGTTCGAACAGCATATCCGCGCCGTCGCCGGCTGGCCGCTGGGAGCGACCGATCTCAAGGCAGCTGGCGCCGAGATGATCAACCTGATCGGCGATGACATTCTGGCGTGGTCGGAGATTGCGGCCACGCCCGGCTCGTTCTTTCATCATTACGGAAAGAGGGACGTCCGCCCGGGCCGCAAGATGGGGCACGTCAACAGGCTCCTGACCGCCGCTCCGGGCTGAGCAAGCCTGCAGCCAGCCAGCCGGGGCCAGGCAAAAACGGCCCTGGTCATCGCTGCGCCCTCCGGCCTTTCGCCCGATTGCCAATCTTCACCGTGTTTGCTAGAAGGGCTGAAGAAATCCACGCTAGCTCTGGTGGCGAAGCCCCGGAGCTGGTGTTTTTGTGCATTCAAACCGTCGAAATTCTATAGAGGATACAACCGCTTGCAGGTTCTCGTTCGCGATAACAATGTTGATCAGGCTCTGAAGGCGCTCAAGAAAAAGCTGCAGCGCGAGGGCGTCTTCCGTGAAATGAAGCTTCGCGGACATTTCGAGAAACCTTCCGAGAAGAGAGCGCGCGAAAAGGCGGAAGCCGTGCGCCGCGCCCGCAAGCTGGCTCGCAAGAAACTGCAGCGCGAAGGTCTTCTGCCGAGCAAGCCCGCAACGGCTCGCGGTGGTCCGGGCGGCAAGGGCGGTCCGGGTGCCGGTCGTGGTCCGGGTGCCGGTGGCGCGGGCGGCGGTTTCCGCGGCGGCCAGTCGGGCGGCGGATTTAACAGCGGCAGCGGCGGCGGTTTCAATAGCGGTAGCGGAAGCAGCAGCGGCGGCAGCAGCTTCTAAGACGTCCGGTATTTCTGTGCGGAATTTGAAAAGGCTCGCGATGTTTCGCGGGCCTTTTTCATTTGGCGCTCAATTATTTTGCGCTCATTCCGCGGCGGTCGCCTGCGCTGCGCGCAACTTGTCGATCCAGCCGTTGATGATCGCAAACGTCGTCTCGTCGTGCACCGCATGTCCGACACCCGGAAGCGTGACGATTTCCTTCGGCTCGTTGGCGGCCGCGAACACACGCCGGCCCATCCCGACCGGCACGACGTCGTCGGCTTCGCCGTGCACGACGAAGATCGGCGCGTGGACGTCGCGGATGTAGCGCAGCGACTCGTATCGATCCTTCAGCAGCAAGCTGACCGGCAGCCACGGATAGAATTGCTCGGCGAGATCCACCATCGACGTGAAGGGGCTGTCGAGGATCACGCCCGAGACTTTTTTGTCGGTCGCGACCTGCGCGGCGACGCCGGTACCGAGCGACTCTCCATAAAGAATGACGTCGCGCGGGCTGACGCCTTCGTTGAGCAGCGCATCGTAAGCGAGCTTGGCGTCCGCGATGTTCGCCACTTCCGACGGCAATCCGGTCGAGCCGCTATAGCCGCGATAGGACAGCATGAAGATGCCGCGTCCGCGGTTGAGATAGCGGCGGATGCTGACACTTCGGTATTCGAGCGCGCCGCCGTTGCCGTGAAAATAGAGAAGCGTCGGCTGTCCGGGCTGCGCCTTGCCGTACCAGGCGATCAGCTTTTCGCCGTCAGGCGTCGTGAGGATGCGCTCTGCAACATCGGGAAGCCCGGCCGCCTGCGGAAGCGTGCGGGATGGCTCCGGGAAATAGATGAAGCGGCGTTGGGCATAGTACATCACTGCAGAGGCGACCGCGTAAAGTCCAACGCCGATGATGATGATGGTCTTGAGCAAGACTGCGCCTCAGGCTGTCGCAGCGCGGAATTCAAGTTCAGATCGTCGGTGTTCACAAAGTGTCCTAGCGCACCAAATATCCGATGCGGTTTCCGCAACGCTCGCGAATGGCTTCCAGTGCCGCAAATATATCGAGACCATGCATCGGTACGCCGGTTTCGATGACCTGTTGCTGATTTTGACGTTGCAGTTCGAGATAGATCGGTTCGGCGGTTTTGTGAAGCATCGCGACGACGGCGACGGTTTTCCGCGGCATGTTCGAGGGGACGCGCGGGAACACCGACGATAGCGTCTGCTTCGCGCCTTCGGAGAAATGCGAGGAAAAGCGCCCGAGCAACGCCACAAGCTTGATCGCGGAGGTTTCTTCGAAGCGATAGTTGTAGCGCTCCATCCACTCGAAAATCTTGTCCATCGTGAAATCCTGCAGCCTGATGTTGGCTGTCTCACGATAGTCCTGCCATTCGGCGACGAGGTCGAAGCTCGATTCCATGTCGATGTCGGCGGGCGCGAAGGTCATATCGGTTGCAACGCCGACGCGATCGAGAAAATCGCGGTTCTTGCGGCCGATGTGCGTCGGATACTTCGGTAGAATAACGCTGCCTTCGCTCGCCTGCGAAAACGCCAGCCGCACCAGCTTCGAGCAGAAGAGATTGCGTGTCTCGTCCGTGCGCATCGAGAAGTCGTACAGGATGCGCTTGCCACCTCTGACGCGCGAGGCCGCGACGTAATCGAAAATCGATTTTGCCGCGCGCGCCGCGAAGTCGGCGTCGCGATTGCGGTAAAGCACGGCGCGCACGATGTGGTGGTCGAGCGACTTGCCGAGCGCGTTGATGATCGCGCCGTCCTCGATCAGGCTTTCCACCATCCAGTGGCTGCCCTGCTCGTCGATGTGAACGATGCCGATATGGCTGAACTGGCTGTCGACGTCGCCGATGCGTGCGATGGCGGCGCTGTTGTGCGCGCGCCCGCGAACGAGAATGACGTCGCCCGACTGGAACGCCACCGACCTGCCGTCGCGATAGAATGCGTAGTTGATCAGGGTGTTGTTTTCTTCGCCCGTGAAGCCGCGCAGCAGATAGCCCGGATCGCTGGTATTCGGCTCCATGCTCGCGATTTCGCCGAGCATGTCCGACACATAGCGCAGCACGCGGAAGACGTCGCGAAAGCCCTGGACGGCGGCGGGCGTCATCAGGCCCAGCATTTCGTAATGCGCCAGTTTCTCGCGCAGGCCGACGCGCAGGTCGAAGATCCGGTACATGACCGCGGGCGCGACTCTGGCGATGCTTACGACGTCATAGTCGTCGAAGCGGGCGGCGGCGGCCTGTTCGTAGATGCAGTTCAGGTTGCGTTCGAGGAGCGCCGAACTGGTGACAGGCGAAGCAGCGAGGATCTCGATTCGCTCAAGATCATTTTCAAATGACGACGACGCCACGGGAGCCAACACGCAAAACCCTCAACCACGGAATGCTGCGCTTATAGCAGACCAAGACAGCTGTCGCGCAGGGTGTGCAGCGATGGCTGCACACCTGTTGCAGATCAGCCCCGGACGGCGCGCAGAAGGTCCTAATGGGCGAGCGCTTTAACAATCTCTTCCGTCATTTTCTTGGCGTCGCCAAGGACCATGACGGTATTGTCGCGGTAGAAGACCGGGTTGTCGATACCCGCATAGCCGGACGCCAGCGAGCGCTTGTTGAAGAACACGGTCCCGGCTTTCCAGACCTGCAGGACGGGCATTCCGTAGATCGGAGAGGTCTTGTCCTCTTCCGCCGCTGGGTTGACCACGTCGTTGGCGCCGATGACGTAGACGGCGTCGGCCTGGGAGAACTCGCTGTTGATGTCTTCTAGCTCGAAGACCTCATCGTAGGGGACGTTGGCTTCCGCCAGCAGCACGTTCATGTGGCCCGGCATACGTCCCGCGACCGGGTGGATGGCGTATTTGACCTCGACACCCTTCTTCTTCAGGGCATCGGCCATTTCGCGAAGGGCGTGCTGGGCCTGAGCGACCGCCATGCCGTAGCCCGGGACGATGATGACCTTGCCGGCGTTGCCGAGCACGTAGGCGGCGTCTTCGGCCGATCCGAGCTTGACGGGTTTCTGCTCGCCGCCACCTGCGGCCGCTGCCGTCTCGCCGCCGAAGCCACCGGCGATCACCGACAGGAACTGGCGGTTCATGCCCTTACACATGATGTAGGACAGGATGGCGCCGGACGAGCCGACGAGCGCGCCGGTGATGATGAGCGCGATGTTGCCGAGCGTGAAGCCGATGCCGGCGGCGGCCCAGCCCGAATAGGAGTTCAGCATCGAGATGACGACCGGCATGTCGGCGCCGCCGATCGGGATGATGATCAGGATGCCGACCAGCAAGGAGAGCAGCACGATCAGCCAGAACAGGAACGCCGATCCGCCGGACTGGATGAAGCTGTAGATCACGAAGATCAGGATCAGGCCCAGCGCCGCATTGATGAGATGACGCGCGGGGAGAAGGATCGGCTTGCCGGACATACGTCCAGACAGCTTGGCGAACGCGATAACCGAGCCCGTGAACGTGATGGCGCCGATGGCGACACCGAGCGCCATTTCGAACAGGCTACCGCCCTTGATGCCGAGCGCGGGATTGGCCGGATCGACCAAAATACCGAACGCCGACGGCGCGTAGAGGGCGCTGGCCGCAACGAACACGGCGGCAAGACCGACGAGCGAATGGAAGGCCGCGATCAGCTCGGGCATCATCGTCATCGGGATTTCGCGCGCCGTCTTGGCGCCGATGAAGCCGCCGATGCCGAGGCCGAGAACGATCAAGATCCAGGATGTCGCCGTCGGCGCCGCGAGACCGAGCGTCGTCAGGATAGCGAGCGTCATGCCGATGATGCCGAACAGGTTGCCCTGTCGCGATGTCGCCGGGCTCGACAAGCCTCTCAGCGCCAGAATGAAGAGCACGCCCGCGGCGAGGTAGGATAATGCGGCGACGTTGGCGCTCATGACGGTATCCTTTGACGGCAGGGGATTTCGGAGTTCATGGCGGAGGTGCGCATCAGTTCAGCGCCTCCGTGCGGCTCTCGGGAAATTCTTCAGCGACAAAATTCGGGTAAGCTTCGCGCAGAAGCGCGATCTGCTGCTGTTCGCTGACCCGCACGAGATACCAGGTCTCGTCGTCGATCAGCGCCAGGGTGTGCGTTGAGACTTTGAAGCGCTTGCCATCGATGGCGAGCGCAACCTCGGTCGGGATCAGAGCATAGGGCTCGCCTTGCGGCGTCTCTTTGAACGCAGCGTTCTGGACGTCCATGCTGAACGCTTCGAACGGAGCTTCCTCCAGCGCCGATTTCAGCAGTTGCAGCATCGTTTCGCGAATGACGGCGGCATCGACATTGGACTTCTTGGCGAGAAGGTCGAAAATTCTCGGCGGCACGGTTTGCGAAATGCGGTCAATGTTGGCGGACTTGATGGCACCGTTGAAATCGCTGACCGTCGCCGAAAGCGACGCCTTCTCGGCATCGTTCAGCCCGCGCGCATGACTTGCGCCAGCCAGCGCCAGCGTGAAGGCGATGGCCGCGCCGAAGATGCGGAAAATCGCGCCGAGCCCGGTCATTTCTTCGGGGCGTCTTTCTTCTTGTACATGGAGAGCATGCGATTGGTGACGAGGAAGCCGCCGAAGATGTTCACGGACGCCATCATCAGTGCGAGGAAACCGAAAATCTTGGCTACCACGCTGTCGGCGGCCGTCAGCGAGACGCCGACAGCCAGCAAGGCACCGACGACGATGACGGAAGAAATCGCGTTGGTGACGCTCATCAACGGCGTGTGCAGCGCGGGGGTCACCGACCAGACCACGTAGTAGCCGACGAAGATCGCGATCACGAAGACCATGAATTCATAGACCGCGGGGCTGACGAGACCGCCGCCCTCCGATGCGAAGGCCGCGGTCGGCAGCAACAGCGCCGCGATCAGCGCGGGAAGAAAAGCGCGCCCTTTGGGGGTTGGGTGAAGCGCCTGGAGAGATGGTC includes these proteins:
- a CDS encoding SRPBCC family protein translates to MVQLKASDQRDEQRSALSVEIERVYNAPRMLVYRMWSTPDHLAKWSAPRGYAIPAARTDFREGGSWYARMLSLGGADFRVQGHYVEIVEGSRIVLTHAWLDEKGKPGHETLITIVLEDEGKNTKMTFRQEGFDSIASRDGMAGGWKECFDQLGEQLAHIAGPSDRRKS
- a CDS encoding ArsR/SmtB family transcription factor, giving the protein MASDRLSETFSALADPTRRAILARLTHGETSVSELAEPFDMSLPAISKHLKVLERAGLIARGRSAQWRPCRLEASALKDANEWMGQYRKFWEQEFERLDAGSREPQATEKKRGPTKSK
- a CDS encoding YdcH family protein, which produces MAITAHLAELAEKHRVLEERIDQVVAGPGSDDIEIRRLKQEKLRLKDEIERLRRETRH
- a CDS encoding DUF465 domain-containing protein; this encodes MERRDERELREELVNLRAEHRKLDCEIVSLEDNPLADQLLVKRLKKKKLVLKDRITQIEDKLLPDIIA
- a CDS encoding ligase-associated DNA damage response exonuclease — protein: MSSTFPPVDSWLYPSEAGLFCEPGGFYIDPHRSVDRAIITHGHSDHARSGHGAVLATHETIEIMKVRYGENCAGAFQPLKLGEMITINGVGVRLAPAGHILGSAQVVLEWAGKRAVISGDYKRATDPTCTPFELVPCDVFVTEATFALPVFRHEKAAHEVEKLLGSMAAEPDRPHLIGAYNLGKCQRMIRVIRDAGYSEPIYLHGAVIALTELYKRLGVDLGDVRPATTEDAKSLSGGIVMCPPSALGDRWSRRFGDPVNAFASGWMRVRGRARQHGVELPLVVSDHVDWPELIATVTDVGAEEIWVTHGREDALVHYLATRGIKARALALVGREEEAE
- a CDS encoding cisplatin damage response ATP-dependent DNA ligase, with the protein product MRAFARLLDCLVYTQSRNRKTALLARYFRSTPDPDRGWALAALTDGIPIRLPLRRMVGDLTGRFIDPILYQLSRDYVGDTAETVALLWPDEPVDLMRVETTSSDPSPQGVEREEESAVPSTTRGRARREKLDDKSRQLSLDFTPTPDPSPRGGGENETAPLARKEHKQERRAIAVNVDDRRSQDDTRSASQPRSEITDRARSDVGHNSGEPAYLSLGNIIGEMANGTAAERTVRLGQFLNALDASGRWALLKLLGGAPRVGVSARLARTALAEAYGRDVSEIEEIWHALEPPYLDLFAWLDGKAERPDPGSKPVFRPVMLAHPVEEEDWPKLAPEDFIAEWKWDGIRVQISARGGDVRMFSRQGDDISGTFPEIRSAFEGHDCVVDGELLIMRDGEIAPFNDLQQRLNRKVVTAKMMTAFPPHVRLYDLLFDGPEDLRALPFSERRARLETWHAREHPRLTDVSPLVGFTTFDDLNVLWSSSRAEGIEGLMLKRRDSAYQAGRIKGQWWKWKRAALTLDCVLMYAQRGSGKRSSYYSDYTFGVWQEDTGGERQLVPVGKAYSGFTDEELLLLDRWIRNNTVETFGPVRAVAPGIVFEVAFDAVHVSTRHKSGVAMRFPRIHRIRWDKPAAEADTLETVLRLVSGGAEVTAEGSADIEER
- the purE gene encoding 5-(carboxyamino)imidazole ribonucleotide mutase, giving the protein MTKAKPLVGIIMGSQSDWPTMKHAADVLGDLGVAYETKIVSAHRTPERLYSFAKGAKAAGLKVIIAGAGGAAHLPGMTASMTTLPVLGVPVESKALKGQDSLYSIVQMPAGVPVGTLAIGDAGAKNAGLLAAQILALADEALAGRLEDWRRRHTSEVAETPAQG
- a CDS encoding 5-(carboxyamino)imidazole ribonucleotide synthase, encoding MTALPPGSTIGILGGGQLGRMLAMAAARLGFRSHIYAPEADSPAFEVATAHTIAAYEDEAQLAAFAKAIDVATYEFENIPVATVEFLSRQIPVRPGAKALACAQDRLNEKSLARELGAVTAEFATIDSLADLEKALDGGFAIPSVLKTRRFGYDGKGQAKILARKDAAAAWAAMRDAPSILESFVDFRAEVSIVAARAADGTFAAFDVTENEHRNHILHRSVAPARLAPDVADEAIVTTRKIAERLDYVGVFAIEFFVVSDNDRDRLFVNEMAPRVHNSGHWTIDGALTSQFEQHIRAVAGWPLGATDLKAAGAEMINLIGDDILAWSEIAATPGSFFHHYGKRDVRPGRKMGHVNRLLTAAPG
- the rpsU gene encoding 30S ribosomal protein S21, which translates into the protein MQVLVRDNNVDQALKALKKKLQREGVFREMKLRGHFEKPSEKRAREKAEAVRRARKLARKKLQREGLLPSKPATARGGPGGKGGPGAGRGPGAGGAGGGFRGGQSGGGFNSGSGGGFNSGSGSSSGGSSF
- a CDS encoding alpha/beta hydrolase, whose protein sequence is MLKTIIIIGVGLYAVASAVMYYAQRRFIYFPEPSRTLPQAAGLPDVAERILTTPDGEKLIAWYGKAQPGQPTLLYFHGNGGALEYRSVSIRRYLNRGRGIFMLSYRGYSGSTGLPSEVANIADAKLAYDALLNEGVSPRDVILYGESLGTGVAAQVATDKKVSGVILDSPFTSMVDLAEQFYPWLPVSLLLKDRYESLRYIRDVHAPIFVVHGEADDVVPVGMGRRVFAAANEPKEIVTLPGVGHAVHDETTFAIINGWIDKLRAAQATAAE
- a CDS encoding YiiX/YebB-like N1pC/P60 family cysteine hydrolase; amino-acid sequence: MLAPVASSSFENDLERIEILAASPVTSSALLERNLNCIYEQAAAARFDDYDVVSIARVAPAVMYRIFDLRVGLREKLAHYEMLGLMTPAAVQGFRDVFRVLRYVSDMLGEIASMEPNTSDPGYLLRGFTGEENNTLINYAFYRDGRSVAFQSGDVILVRGRAHNSAAIARIGDVDSQFSHIGIVHIDEQGSHWMVESLIEDGAIINALGKSLDHHIVRAVLYRNRDADFAARAAKSIFDYVAASRVRGGKRILYDFSMRTDETRNLFCSKLVRLAFSQASEGSVILPKYPTHIGRKNRDFLDRVGVATDMTFAPADIDMESSFDLVAEWQDYRETANIRLQDFTMDKIFEWMERYNYRFEETSAIKLVALLGRFSSHFSEGAKQTLSSVFPRVPSNMPRKTVAVVAMLHKTAEPIYLELQRQNQQQVIETGVPMHGLDIFAALEAIRERCGNRIGYLVR